The Rattus rattus isolate New Zealand chromosome 8, Rrattus_CSIRO_v1, whole genome shotgun sequence genome contains the following window.
cactcctgggagagaaGCTCTCTCCATGCATAGTTGGGGTGCTTTTAGCTGTGATCTTACgagtgtgatcccagcactcctgggATACCACCTCCCTCTGTgttcttaggtgtgtcagcaatATCAGGAGACCTGCTCTCTccagggagtgggtgtgtggagaGTTGTGGCACAGTGTGAGCTACAGGTTACAGATGGAAATGCTAGGGCTGTTTCTTAATtactattttgttgttgatgttgttttgaggcaaggtcttattATTGCCTTGTGTGTCCTaaaaatcactatgtagaccaggctgacctcaaactcatagagatctgcctgcttctgcatcccAAGTGATGGAGTTAAGTCACATATTCTGAATTCATCTTTAATTACTttcaatataaataatattactGCAAATGGAaaaggatatttctttttttttccttttattcggagctggggaccgaacccagggccttgtgcttgctaggcaagtgctctaccactgagctaaattcccaaccccagaaAAGGATATTTCTTATTGTAGATTTTATCTTAAAAGGATATTTTCCCGTGGCCACAGTTTTGTAGCTAATGAATTTTCTATTCAAACATACTTCATTTGGATTTCTCTAATAGagattatataatatacaatatgtaatatataatagaaCAATGGAGTATAAATAGTAGAATAAAATATGCAGAATATAACAGTAGAATGAggcaaataacagaaaataattaatgataaaattattCTAGGATTTAGTttgtaaaaacagaaatattgatATCTGTGCCTAACACTTAAAATTAATTTGTGGATTTTATCAGTAAACTGCCTTCACTGAAAACTCAGAGGCACTATTGGTTACTGGTTTAGTAATTTTTTCAATCTTATCATTTGTTTTCAAAAGGTGTCCAAGCAATATAGAAGAGCAAAATATAACACATATCTCAGAATTCCACCTCATGGGACTCTCAGATGATCTACAGCTTCAGCCCATACTCTTTGGACTATTCCTTTTCATGTACTTGGTCACAATGCTTGGGAACCTGCTCATCATCCTGACAGTCAGCTTTGATTCTCACCTCCACAGTCCAATGTACTTTTTCCTCTCTAACTTATCCTTGGCTGACATCAGTTTCACTTCCACCACACTACCAAAAATGATAGTGGACATTCAGACTAACAACAGAGCCATTTCCTATTCAGGATGCCTGACTCAGATGTCCTTTTTTATGCTTTTCGGGTGTTTGGATAGTCTGCTTCTAACAGCCATGGCTTATGATAGGTTTGTGGCCATCTGCCATCCTCTGCACTACCAGGTCATTATGAACCCTCGTCTTTGTGGCTTGTTGGTTTTTCTATCTATTCTAATAAGCCTTTTGGTTTCTCAGCTGCATAATTCAGTGGTATTACAACTTACCTACTTCAAGAGTGTGGACATTTCCTATTTCTTCTGTGATCCATCTCAACTTCTTAACCTTGCCTGTTCTGATACCTTTACCAATAACATAGTCATGTATTTTGTTGGTGCCATCTCTGGTTTTCTCcctatttcagggatttttttctcttactataAAATTGTTTCCTCCATTCTTAGAATGCCATCACCTGGTGGGAAATATAAAGCCTTCTCTACTTGTGGCTCTCACCTGTcagttgtttgcttattttatggaACTGGTCTTAGTGTATACCTCAGTTCAGCTGTCTCCTTGTCTCCCAGGAAGGGCGCAGTAGCATCGATAGTGTACACTGTGGTCACCCCTATGCTCAACCCCTTTATCTACAGTTTAAGAAACCGGGACATCAAGAGCGCCATATGGCGGCTCCTCAGAAAAACAGTCTAATTTCAGGACCTCTGCATTTATTCTGTATCCTTTGTATATTTTACTCACAAAATTCTTAATTATTGTAATACCTGTGGAATCTTCATCTGTCTAATACTGCATTAATAACTACACAATTGAAAACACCAGGCAACTTTCTTCTTATAtattcagaagaggaaggaagtaaTTTCCACCTCATGGGACTCTCAGATGATTCATAGCTTCGTCTCTTACTATTTAGACCATTCCTGTTCACGTACCTGGTCACAATGCTTGAAAGCCTCATCATCCTggacttcctttcctcttcctttccccccttccaTATTATAAGAAAATTCTATAGCAAGTTTCTTATCACATTTAGTGGGTATAGGTCTACACTGAAAGTTAAAGAATATGTACTTAGTAAAAGGGAACATCATTCTGGgtgaaatatatatgatatatacaaatTTCTTTCATAGAAACAAAATGACACTTCCTTAcctttctttatgtgttttttaGAAATGCTCTACAAGTGTTCGCTTTAGTTTTTTGGTGTGTGGTCCTAGAAAAGTTGACCATGTTATAGTGGGTGACTCCATTTCCAGGCACGTATAGGCAGTGCTATTGgtctcatttaaaaaagaatacaagaaatggggAGAGATTGGGAGAttatctgggaggagttgaatGGGGCATTCAGGGTGAATGTGACCAAAAATACACTGAATGCagttatgaaattctcaaagaacaaaataaaaacatatataatgaattttattttatttaggttgTTTTTGAGGATGTAGGTTATTGGTACTCATGCCTGTATCTATGAAGTTGCTCAGGCCTTTATAAAAATTACTGATGCTTGTGGCACTTTTGCAAAAGACCTGATTTATAGCACTCATATTGTGACTTATACCCATTTGCAACTCCAGGTCTATTGGACACTGTGatatcttcttgcctctgtgggcactgcattcaTTGGTACACTTATATACATTGAAgcaacattcatatacataaagtaaaaatatacaaaaaacattttaaagtacagATGCCTATGTTTTCTATTCAGAAATTCTGATTTGCTGCAGTGGTGTGTGTTTGAACACAAAATTTTGAAGTCACctaacatttttaatgaaaaatatgctAACATATTTTTAGTAGATTCCTtgcatgaaatgaaaaatttattcTGGTTTCAGGATTTTCTTTGACACTGACACTACTAATTGTGAGCTTAGATTTACCATTGTTGGACTtcttagagttttaaaaataatatggcTAGTACTTTTCAAAATTGTGaagtttatattttagttttaaaaactgtctcTATGCCCATtctggaattcccctaatgtaAACATGTCAGTTTTATGATAAGTACATTAGTAaatctcttgtttatttttcttcattctttcttatttgcttttgtaattaaatgcttttaaataatCTGTACTTAAGATCATTGAGTGTTCTTTCTGCTTAGAGAATCAATCATGAACACCGTACTGACAATTTCAGTTGAGGTATAATGTTCCTCATCTTTAGAAGTGTTGTATTATAATAACTTATATGTGCTATACAATTCTCATTTTGATTGTGAATCATTTTCCTAACCTTTTGTCTTTGTGGAACTCCTATTTATTAACCACCCTTCACATGTTTCAATTTGATGTTGCATAAATCATGGTCTTAAAAAGGAATTTGAAGAGTTGCTttcttataaattaatttatttctttggttgaatcatgtttctctgtccctttgtatgtcttgtattttgttgttgtccaagtttttaaaaatgctacttCTCACACGTTTTACAGGTTGACTTCATACAGGGAAACACTTGAATCAATTGACATGCTCCAAATTCTGGGtgattttcaaacattttccAAGAATAATTCATCttttctaggtgtgtgtgtgtgtgtgtgtgtgtgtgtgtgtgtgtgtgtgtgtgtgtttgtgtgtgtgatattttttaattaagggGGTTTCCCTCTGTTATCAAGAGCCCATCATCTTCTGTTTCGCCTGTTGTCTGTCACTGGTACTGTACTCTCTCTGATGCTGTATAAAATGCCTTAGTTTTTTTCTCTTGTCTGTAAGATTGGTACTGTCATTTCACTTGTATTGTCATTAGTTACACTGATTCAAACCATGCAACACACAAACCAGTTCTGTAggagtaaaattaataaaaaaatttagaagagaattttcattcattaattattcATTCCATGGTTGAGTTTAAGAGTTAGAAACTTTCTGCCAATTTTACTATCTGGGTTTGGGAGTGAGAGATTTTCTGATGGGCATAGGCAACACATTTTCTTATTCACTATGATGCTGCCCTTGGGTTTGCACTTCCCTGAAATGTTTACCTCTTTTAGCCAGTTCGTGGGGTTCCCACAAGGAAGTTTGTTATGTGTTTGATCCCAAACTTTGGACAGAAGATTACGTGGACAGCAGTGTAGATCCTACCTCATGGTTCTTATGATCTAGTTCACTCCTCTCTCATTGAGTGAATATAACCTAGTGAGTTACTTCAAACCAAGAGGTGATTGAATTAGTAATGGGAAGCCACTTCAGGAAATAGAATCAAACTAACTAGAATTCtggaaaataatgttttaatactaaaagtgtctgaaaacaaaactatTAAATGAGCCCACAGTTCCATTACTGGAAATatattcaaaggaaataaaatatttttcttaaagagacATCTGCATAtttagtgtgtatatgtacacatgtgggaAAATGTGCTTTGTGCTCACTTGTGctaagtgctctctctctctctctctctctctctctctctctctctctctctgtgtgtgtgtagatcagtgGATAGTTTTTACAAGTCAATTGTCTCCTTACACCTCATGAATTCTGGACTCAGCTTTTAAGCCTTGGCATAAGGTTCTTTTATTCATTGAGTCTCCTTCATGACCTGGTGCATTTGTTATATTGTAGAACTATTTAGAACAGTTAGATGATAGAAAAAGCCTATGTGTCTGTTaatgaagggaaaaagaaatatgggACATACACAGGATGGTATGTTTACCACCATTCTGATACTTGAAAGAGCATGTATACAATTGGatataaaagaaaccaaaacagaagTCATTTGTACTATGATATCAATCTTGCATGGGAGGTAAAACATTGATCTCATAGAAGTTATAAGTAGTTAGGTGACCTTGGAATGTGGGCAGGAGGGAGATGTTGGAAATgttgaagtaagtgtgtgtgtgtgtgtgtgtgtgtgtgtgtgtgtgtgtgtaatgtgtaatgtgtaatgtgtgtgtttaGTTAAAAGCTAGAAGAATTGATTTGAATGATCAGATTAAGGAAGTAGTCATACTCACCAAAATTTGAACAATTGTAATATATACCTATAAAGAAGCATAGTACATCAAGTGTTTAACTATTGTGATtcatatgaaaagagaaaaatggcttgcttccttttacattttttatgttatcaaataaaaatgtaaaaatcaaatgTTTTGTCCTATATATTGTATAATTCAATTGAGAGGGCTCATTCCAATTATTAAAGACTCAGATttctcttatacataaaatactaTCATGaataaagggaaaggaaatggaaataagactttctcattagagaaaaaaactgaagagacTGAAGTAGTAGGTGGCAATGGGTATGGATGATTTTTTCCTATTCTGATTTCCAGAGCAATACAATACATTGACAGATGTCAAAACCCCATGCTGAATTGTTAAATTGAAAAATCATTGTCTTGACCCCAAGACAGCCTGTATCTCAGAAAATCTGTGATAACCTGTGATAAGGGTCACAGGTGAGACCTCCCTCCCACCACAATACTTGCCCTAGCTGGGATATCCATGAAGTCCAGCAGACATGGAACCTCATCCAACCTGCTTGAAATAcatctttcttttagttttcaaCACTTCCTGGAGCAGATTTTGTGCTCCACCTCCCCCAGAGACATTTTGTCTCCAAGGAGGCCTTCCATTACTAGGGTCACAGGAATCCTGCCCTAACTAGGAACACAGGAGGCACCCCCTAACCAGAGATAGTACTGTTTGCCTCCCAGAAAGCCTGCTCTAACCTAGCTCAAAGAGCTCCACCTGTCTAGAAGTGTCagtctccagtcagagacaagGCCAGTTAacagcagagataaccagatggcaagaggcaagcacaagaatataagcaacagaaaataatgCCAACTGGTACCACCAGAACTCATTTCTCTCATCACATCAAGCcatggataccctaacacacctgaaaagcaagattcttaCCTAAAATCCCATCTAATGAAgttgatagaggactttaaggaggacacaaataaccctcttaaagaaatacagaaggacacaagtaaacaggtaggaatccttaatgaggaaacacacaaatcccttaaagaaacgcaggaaaacacaatcaagcaggtgaaggaattgaacaaaatggtccaagaactaaaaatggaaatagaaacaataaataaaacagaaagggagGCAAACCTGGAGATGTATGACTTAGGGAAGAGATTGGGAGCTATAGATGCAAGCGTCACCAACAGCATACAAGAGACATAAGGGaaaaatctcaggtgtagaagataccatagaagatagaCACATAGCTCAAAGAAAATACAACGTGTAAAAAGCTCTaatacaaaatatccaggaaattcaggacacaatgaaaagatcatatttaagaatgatagaaatagaacagggtgaagaatcccagctcaaaaaccactgaactgagaacaggacccccgttgaaggattcagagaaaggactggaagagcatgaaggggcttgagatcccatatgaacaacaatgccaaccaaccagggcttccagggactaagccactacccaaagactatacatggactgaccctgaactctaacctcataggtagcaatgaatagcctagtaagagcaccagtggaaggggaagcccttggtcctgccaagactgaacccccagtgaatgtgattgttggggggagggtggtaatgggggaaggatggggaggggaacacccatatagaagaggaggcggaggggctagggggatgttggcccggaaaccgggaaagggaataacattcgaaatgtaaataagaaatactcaaattaataataataaaaagaatcccagctcaaagggccagaaaacatcctcaatgaaataataaaagaaacatatcTAAACTAACGAAAAatatggccataaatgtacaagattcctacagaacaccaaatatgaCCAAAAAatatcctcctgtcacataataatcaaaaccatAAGTGCacagaaccaagaaagaatattgaaattggtaagggaaaaaggccaagtaacatataaaggcagatttatcagaattacatgagacttctcaatagagactcaagaccacaagagaaaacaaattccagctcaggctactacacccagcaaaattctcaatcattatagatggagaaaccaagatactccatgacaaaacaaaatttaagcatTATCTTTCTACTAACCCAGCCATACAGAGGATACTGGAATTAAATATGCAACTCAAGTAGggtaactatacccaagaaaatgcaagaaactaAACAGCATACAACAGATCCCAAAGAAGAGAATTGTTCACACATAATACCAACTGcagcagcaaaaataacaggaattaagtATCATCTGACTTTAATATCCTTCAACATCAATAGACCTAGTTCCCCTTTAAAAAGACACAGgataacagactagatacataaataggatgcagcatttttctgcatacaagaAGCACTaccccagagtaaaaggctgaaaaaaagtTTCCCGAGcaagtggtcccaagaaacaagctagagtagccattataataaacaataaaatagactttcaaacaaaagttatcaaaagagatggggaaggacacttcgtatttgtcaaaggaaaattTCACCTAGAGGAAGTCTCAATCCTTAACATCTATTCCCTAATATAAGGGcattttattcataaaagaaattgtagTAAAGTGCAAAACACATAAtcaacctcacacaataatagtgggagacttcactaCCCTACTCTCACCTAAGGTcaggtcatcaaaacagaaactcaacagagacacagtgaaactaatagaagttatgaaccaaatgggtttaacagatatctatagaacatttcatcctaaaacaggaTAATATACCTTCATCTCAACACCTCATGTaactgtctccaaaattgaccatataatcagacataaaacaagcctcaacagatacaagaagattgaaacaatgcattctatcagatcaccacagactaaggctagacTTCCATAACAAGGaaaccaacagaaagcccacatacccaTGTGTAGATTTGTGGGTGCTGTATCTGTTCTGCCACATGGCTTTGCTGCTTGTGGAGGTGGGATGCAGGGAGTTTGACTGTGCCTTTCCATGCCTTCTCCTCCCAGGACACCTGCTCAGGGatgggaaagcacagtctgagtCATGGGAAGCACTGGATctggttttgggggtggggtggggaagaggagctCCAGTTAATCCCACGGGGAGAGTTCTTGACTTGATTGCGACTGAAAGtttagagcaaaaagaagcaaaaacacccaagaggagtagacatcaggaaatagtcaaacGGAGGGGActaaaatcaaccaattagaaacaaggaGAACTACACAATGAATCCACAAAAACCAAGAGCTAGTCCTTtgagaaactcaacaagatagataaacccttagctgaactaactaaagggcacacagagagtatccaaatgaaaaaaattagaaatggaaaaagaaacataacagcagaatctgaggaaattcaaaatatcatcagaacctactagaAAAGTCcatactctacaaaactggaaaatctagacgacatggatggttttctaggcagataccacgtaccaaagttaaatcaagagcaggtaaactatctaaatattCCCATAACACTCAAGGAAATATAAATAGTTccaaaacctcccaaccaaataaagcccAGGGTAAATGGTTTTGATGCACAATtctaccttcaaagaagagctaatatcaatactcttaaaattatttcacaaaatagaaacagaaggaacactaccaagtTCAcattatgaagccacagttactctgacaCCTAAACCTCATACAGACCCAATAGAGAAAGAGGACTTCACATCGCTTTTGtgtatgaatactgatgcaaataTACgtcataaaattcttgcaaaccaaatccaagaacacaacaaaatgatcattcatcatgatcaagtaatttcatcccaggaatgcaggggtggttcaatatacaaaaatccatttaCAGAAttgactatataaataaactcaaagaaagaaatcacatgtacatttcatttgatgctgaaaTAACCTTTGAGAAAATATAACgcttcttcatgttaaaagtcctggaaagatcaggacttcatggcacatatataaacataataaaagcaaaatatagcaaaccaacagcctATACCAAATCAAATGTGCAGAAACTAGACACATTCCccctaaaatcaaggacaagatgAGGCTGCCCACTATCCCCGTGTactcaatgtagtacttgaatttctagttagagcaattagacaacgaAAGGATATTAAGGGGATATAAATTTtaagggaagaagtcaaatatcactatttgcaaatgatatgagaGTATAAATAAGTAACCCCCAAAAgagagttccaccagagaactcctatagctgagaaacaacttaagcaaaatggcaggatataaaattatctcaaagaaTCTAGTAGTCTTCCTTTGTACAAatgataaaaaggctgagaagaaaagtagagaaaTAACACCTGTTACAATAGCCATAAAGAGTATAAATTACCTTGGTGTAACTCAtaacaagcaagtaaaatatctgtatgacaagaacttcaaatccctgaaaaaagaaatagaagaagacctcagaaatagaaagatatcccatgatcatggactgggagaattaaaataatgaaaatggtcattttaccaaaagcaatctacagatttaatacaacccccatcaacattccaacaaAAATTTCAgatatggaaaaagcaattctcaacttcatatggaaaaaaaaccagaatagctaaaacaattctcaacagtgtaagaacttctggggaaatcacctgAATTTAAGCTGCAcaacaaagcaatagtaataaaaccacatggtattggtacagagataggcagttagataaatggaatagaatctaagacccagaaatataccacatacctatgatcacatgagctttga
Protein-coding sequences here:
- the LOC116907092 gene encoding olfactory receptor 18 isoform X1; this translates as MMDHYSLIMHQHIDDTVWCPSNIEEQNITHISEFHLMGLSDDLQLQPILFGLFLFMYLVTMLGNLLIILTVSFDSHLHSPMYFFLSNLSLADISFTSTTLPKMIVDIQTNNRAISYSGCLTQMSFFMLFGCLDSLLLTAMAYDRFVAICHPLHYQVIMNPRLCGLLVFLSILISLLVSQLHNSVVLQLTYFKSVDISYFFCDPSQLLNLACSDTFTNNIVMYFVGAISGFLPISGIFFSYYKIVSSILRMPSPGGKYKAFSTCGSHLSVVCLFYGTGLSVYLSSAVSLSPRKGAVASIVYTVVTPMLNPFIYSLRNRDIKSAIWRLLRKTV
- the LOC116907092 gene encoding putative gustatory receptor clone PTE01 isoform X2 codes for the protein MSQRQVSLNGCPSNIEEQNITHISEFHLMGLSDDLQLQPILFGLFLFMYLVTMLGNLLIILTVSFDSHLHSPMYFFLSNLSLADISFTSTTLPKMIVDIQTNNRAISYSGCLTQMSFFMLFGCLDSLLLTAMAYDRFVAICHPLHYQVIMNPRLCGLLVFLSILISLLVSQLHNSVVLQLTYFKSVDISYFFCDPSQLLNLACSDTFTNNIVMYFVGAISGFLPISGIFFSYYKIVSSILRMPSPGGKYKAFSTCGSHLSVVCLFYGTGLSVYLSSAVSLSPRKGAVASIVYTVVTPMLNPFIYSLRNRDIKSAIWRLLRKTV